One stretch of Flavobacterium sp. 9 DNA includes these proteins:
- a CDS encoding LytTR family DNA-binding domain-containing protein, with protein MRFSFLLIDDNATNVKGTLELFDNFPNYFCAGVVKDSQSAINQIIKIKPQLVFFRISAKSNDANAFFKTVTELFQYLDYIPYFIALASTPDYALSAIQSGFSDYMIEPLHLHELGKMLFKFEKRNPPNVVSTICIKSYSDYQFVDLQNITYLKADNNTTDIQMDNGKTVNAYKTLKHFEGTLPFYFLRIHKSYIVNINHVSRIHLSKSKCYLNYNEILPFSLTYKDNVDAIIRKINI; from the coding sequence TAATGTCAAAGGAACTTTGGAACTCTTTGACAATTTCCCTAATTATTTTTGCGCTGGTGTTGTCAAAGATAGTCAATCAGCGATAAACCAAATTATAAAAATAAAACCACAATTGGTATTTTTTCGCATTTCTGCTAAATCTAATGATGCTAATGCATTCTTTAAAACCGTAACAGAGTTATTTCAGTATCTGGATTACATTCCGTATTTCATTGCCTTGGCTTCAACGCCTGATTATGCGCTTAGTGCCATACAATCCGGATTTTCAGATTATATGATTGAACCTTTGCATTTGCACGAATTAGGGAAAATGTTGTTTAAATTCGAAAAAAGAAATCCTCCAAATGTTGTCTCTACAATTTGTATTAAATCTTATAGCGATTATCAATTTGTTGATTTACAAAACATCACTTATTTAAAAGCAGACAATAATACTACTGATATTCAAATGGATAACGGCAAAACGGTTAATGCCTATAAAACGCTGAAACATTTTGAAGGCACTTTGCCATTTTATTTTCTTAGAATTCATAAAAGCTACATCGTAAACATCAATCATGTATCGAGAATACATTTGAGCAAATCAAAATGTTATCTTAATTACAATGAAATATTGCCATTTTCATTGACGTACAAAGACAATGTTGATGCAATAATCAGGAAAATCAATATTTAA